The proteins below come from a single Dryobates pubescens isolate bDryPub1 chromosome 16, bDryPub1.pri, whole genome shotgun sequence genomic window:
- the MEIKIN gene encoding meiosis-specific kinetochore protein, whose translation MERVRWQGPCQGGKAPLKKRRSSPVPGVSGSRAGSSQPCRRRLFGRSGPSGEAEPRCLKRKPNVKTLPKIKEKSEITQVRQSCNQSNQVNVQEETHLETKEYRIEESSVQVKGSLLINFESKESLKSTEVTSSTGMTLPTGVSTFLLECLDTSSTEEYNTGANSSLSSFSSPEIFRDDGSEGSNFYPVDSSKYKNSTLLDSSKAMAIDKIPHLSNLSTILEPVEDDFPDQYSRRKRLSHCIYISSSLSVSNTVAGKKACKITAARERTPNLKTAMRCSSPLGPERKPENQTAKPKGLVSKVKEQHSRTSGGGPSSLQLLGAPGNTSARAVGLTAEVLPHEQTGAVGPPCGREEICSIVKLSPPRKLSRLHQIPADTKAFRFPRRLPEEGKQSTGV comes from the exons ATGGAACGGGTCCGCTGGCAGGGGCCTTGCCAGGGCGGAAAGGCACCGTTGAAGAAGCGCCGCTCGTCCCCTGTGCCAGGGGTTTCCGGTAGCCGGGCCGGCAGCTCCCAGCCGTGCCGCCGGCGGCTCTTCGGGAGATCGGGCCCCAGCGGCGAAGCGGAGCCCCGGT GCCTGAAGAGAAAGCCCAATGTGAAAACCCTACCaaaaattaaggaaaagagtGAAATCACCCAAGTGAGGCAGTCATGCAACCAAAG CAATCAAGTGAATGTCCAAGAAGAAACACATTTGGAAACaaaagaatatagaatagaagaaaGCTCTGTACAGGTAAAG GGATCCTTGTTAATCAACTTTGAAAGTAAAGAAAGCTTGAAAAGTACTGAAGTGACTTCAA GTACAGGAATGACTCTTCCCACAGGTGTTTCCACCTTTCTCCTAGAGTGTTTAGATACAAGCTCAACTGAAGAGTATAACACAGGTGCTAATAGCAGCCTGAGCAGTTTCTCATCCCCTGAAATATTTAGAGATGATGGTTCAG AAGGAAGTAATTTTTACCCTGTGGACTCCAGCAAGTACAAGAACTCCACTCTCTTGGACTCCAGCAAAGCCATGGCTATAGATAAGATACCCCACCTCTCAAATCTTTCAACAATATTAG AACCTGTAGAGGATGATTTTCCAGACCAATACAGCAGAAG AAAGAGACTTTCACATTGCATTTATATTTCTTCATCACTGAGTGTTTCAAATACTGTGGCAG gaaaaaaagcctgTAAAATTACAGCTGCAAGAGAGAGAACTCCAAACCTAAAAACTGCTATGCGCTGTTCCTCACCATTAGGACCGGAAAGAAAG CCTGAAAATCAAACGGCTAAACCTAAAGGGCTGGTATCTAAGGTAAAAGAACAACATTCCAGGACCTCAGGAGGAGGACCATCATCACTCCAACTGCTTGGTGCTCCAGGAAACACTTCAGCCAGAGCAGTGGGGTTGACAGCAGAAGTACTGCCACATGAACAGACAGGTGCTGTGGGG CCTCCGTGTGGCAGAGAAGAAATCTGCTCCATTGTCAAACTGTCACCACCCCGGAAGCTCTCCAGGCTTCACCAAATTCCTGCTGACACAAAAGCATTCCGCTTTCCCAGAAGGCTGCCTGAAG aaggaaaacaaagcaccGGCGTGTAA